The following proteins are encoded in a genomic region of Porphyrobacter sp. CACIAM 03H1:
- the hisS gene encoding histidine--tRNA ligase, translating to MSKKTPQAIRGTQDIFGAEAEAFAFVVETFERVRRLYRFRRVEMPVFEKTEVFARSLGETTDVVSKEMYSFEDRGGESLTLRPEFTAGIARAFLTNGWQQYAPLKVATHGPLFRYERPQKGRYRQFHQIDAEVIGAGEPQADVELLAMADQLLKELGIHDVTLHLNTLGDAASREAWRAALIDYFRAVKGELSEESQERLEKNPLRILDSKDPRDRPFLADAPRIDAFLSEEASAFFAAVTSGLDAARVKWVRAESLVRGLDYYRHTAFEFIPDESSASAAALGSQSTVLGGGRYDGLMESLGGAPTPAVGWAAGIERLAMLVGAREEEPADLIIVVEDDARLAEAIGHVRAVRSAGYSAELVASGSPRKRYDKAMKRPHRVILSLQPNLEHRYSGDDLAVDVLGVIGIHR from the coding sequence ATGAGCAAGAAAACCCCGCAGGCCATCCGCGGCACCCAGGACATCTTCGGCGCCGAGGCCGAGGCCTTCGCCTTCGTGGTCGAAACCTTCGAGCGTGTGCGCCGCCTCTACCGCTTCCGCCGGGTGGAAATGCCGGTGTTCGAGAAGACCGAGGTGTTCGCGCGCTCGCTGGGCGAGACGACCGACGTGGTGTCGAAGGAGATGTATTCCTTCGAGGACCGCGGCGGGGAGAGCCTGACCCTGCGCCCGGAGTTCACGGCGGGGATCGCGCGCGCCTTCCTCACCAACGGCTGGCAGCAATATGCGCCGCTGAAGGTCGCGACCCACGGGCCCTTGTTCCGCTACGAGCGCCCGCAGAAGGGCCGCTACCGCCAGTTCCACCAGATCGACGCCGAGGTGATCGGCGCGGGCGAACCGCAGGCGGATGTCGAATTGCTGGCGATGGCGGATCAGCTGCTGAAGGAGCTGGGCATCCACGACGTGACCCTGCACCTCAACACGCTCGGCGACGCGGCCAGCCGCGAGGCGTGGCGGGCGGCGCTGATCGACTACTTCCGCGCGGTGAAGGGCGAGCTGTCGGAAGAGTCGCAGGAGCGGCTCGAAAAGAACCCGCTGCGGATTCTCGATTCCAAGGACCCGCGCGACCGGCCCTTCCTCGCCGACGCGCCGAGGATCGACGCCTTCCTGTCGGAAGAGGCGAGCGCCTTCTTCGCGGCGGTCACCAGCGGGCTGGATGCGGCGCGCGTGAAGTGGGTGCGCGCCGAAAGCCTCGTGCGCGGCCTCGACTACTACCGCCACACCGCCTTCGAGTTCATCCCCGACGAAAGCAGCGCCTCGGCGGCTGCGCTCGGCTCGCAGAGCACGGTGCTCGGCGGCGGGCGCTATGACGGGCTGATGGAATCGCTTGGCGGCGCGCCGACACCTGCCGTTGGCTGGGCGGCAGGGATCGAGCGGCTGGCGATGCTGGTGGGGGCGCGGGAGGAGGAGCCTGCCGACCTCATCATTGTGGTTGAGGATGATGCGCGGCTTGCCGAGGCGATTGGACACGTGCGTGCGGTCCGTTCTGCGGGATACTCGGCAGAACTCGTCGCCTCAGGCTCGCCGAGGAAACGCTACGACAAAGCCATGAAGCGCCCCCACCGGGTAATTCTATCGCTTCAGCCCAATTTGGAGCACCGCTACTCAGGAGATGATCTCGCCGTCGACGTGCTGGGGGTGATTGGCATCCATCGGTAG
- the metK gene encoding methionine adenosyltransferase, which translates to MRTNYLFTSESVSEGHPDKVSDQISDAIVDLFLSKDPEARIACETLTTTQLVVLAGEIRCKGVYEHGREEWKDNDYWAPGAKEEIEQVVRATVKRIGYEQEGFHWESFRFENNLHGQSAHIAQGVDAGANKDEGAGDQGIMFGYATDETPGLMPATLYYSHKILERMAADRHSGAAPFLEPDAKSQVTLRYEGSLPVAATAVVVSTQHKQGYCLTGDHADPAKYAELEAYVKKVVADVIPPVLLRGTKYYINPTGAFEIGGPDGDAGLTGRKIIVDTYGGAAPHGGGAFSGKDPTKVDRSAAYITRYLAKNVVAAGLATRCTIQIAYAIGVSEPLSLYVDTHDTGTVGDDKIEQAILGIAKLGGLTPRAIRTHLGLNKPIYQPTAAYGHFGRTAEGDFFPWERLDLVDDLKAALA; encoded by the coding sequence ATGCGCACCAACTACCTGTTCACCTCCGAAAGCGTGTCGGAAGGCCATCCCGACAAGGTCTCCGACCAGATTTCCGACGCCATCGTCGACCTGTTCCTGTCGAAGGACCCCGAGGCGCGCATCGCCTGCGAAACCCTGACCACCACCCAGCTGGTGGTGCTGGCGGGCGAGATTCGCTGCAAGGGCGTCTACGAGCACGGCCGCGAGGAGTGGAAGGACAACGACTACTGGGCTCCGGGCGCCAAGGAGGAGATCGAGCAGGTCGTTCGCGCGACGGTGAAGCGCATTGGCTACGAACAGGAGGGCTTCCACTGGGAGTCCTTCCGCTTCGAGAACAACCTTCACGGCCAGTCCGCCCACATTGCGCAGGGCGTGGACGCGGGCGCGAACAAGGATGAAGGCGCGGGCGACCAGGGCATCATGTTCGGCTACGCCACCGACGAGACCCCGGGCCTGATGCCGGCCACGCTCTACTACAGTCACAAGATCCTCGAGCGCATGGCCGCCGACCGCCACTCGGGCGCCGCGCCCTTCCTCGAACCCGACGCCAAGAGCCAGGTGACCCTGCGCTACGAAGGCTCGCTGCCGGTGGCTGCGACCGCGGTGGTCGTCTCGACCCAGCACAAGCAGGGCTACTGCCTGACCGGCGACCATGCCGACCCGGCCAAGTATGCCGAGCTCGAAGCCTATGTGAAGAAGGTCGTCGCGGACGTGATCCCGCCCGTGCTGCTGCGCGGGACCAAGTATTACATCAACCCGACGGGTGCTTTCGAGATCGGCGGCCCGGATGGCGACGCGGGCCTGACCGGTCGCAAGATCATCGTCGACACCTACGGCGGCGCGGCCCCGCATGGCGGCGGCGCGTTCAGCGGCAAGGACCCGACCAAGGTCGACCGTTCGGCGGCCTACATCACCCGCTACCTCGCCAAGAACGTGGTCGCCGCGGGCCTTGCCACGCGCTGCACCATCCAGATCGCCTATGCGATCGGCGTGTCGGAGCCGCTGTCGCTCTATGTCGACACCCATGACACCGGCACCGTCGGCGACGACAAGATCGAACAGGCGATCCTCGGCATCGCCAAGCTCGGCGGGCTGACCCCGCGCGCGATCCGCACGCATCTCGGCCTCAACAAGCCGATCTACCAGCCGACCGCCGCCTATGGCCATTTCGGCCGCACCGCCGAGGGCGACTTCTTCCCGTGGGAGCGGCTCGACCTGGTCGACGATCTCAAGGCTGCGCTCGCCTGA
- a CDS encoding CaiB/BaiF CoA transferase family protein has protein sequence MWFPEPRNPDAPLAGLKVVELARVLAGPFCGQILADLGADVIKVESPEGDGTRLWGPPWVERTDAQGKVHREAAYYHACNRGKRSIIADFAKADDLDRVKALIAGADVVIENFKTGSLAKFGLDYAACAAANPGLVYCSITGFGLTGPRAHEAGYDFVVQGMSGFMSLTGEPEGHPVKMGISISDLSTGVWAANGIQAALLMRARTGKGQQVDISLMDSSVALLSNQATYFLTTGENPPRMGNAHAQVAPYGVFAVSDGHVILAPANDGLFHKLMDLLGLAHLKADPRFLANGDRTANAKALDAEIAAATASWTKQGLLDACHAAGVPAGPINRLDEVFADPQVVARGLRVELGGMPGVRSPFVFSDAELALDRPSPIHGEHG, from the coding sequence ATGTGGTTCCCTGAACCACGCAACCCCGACGCGCCGCTGGCGGGGCTCAAGGTGGTCGAGCTCGCCCGCGTTCTGGCGGGGCCGTTCTGCGGGCAGATACTCGCCGATCTCGGCGCGGACGTCATCAAGGTCGAAAGCCCGGAGGGCGACGGCACCCGCCTCTGGGGCCCGCCTTGGGTCGAGCGCACCGATGCGCAGGGCAAGGTCCACCGCGAGGCCGCCTATTACCACGCCTGCAACCGCGGCAAGCGTTCGATCATCGCCGACTTTGCCAAGGCCGACGATCTCGACCGCGTGAAGGCCCTGATCGCCGGGGCGGACGTGGTGATCGAGAACTTCAAGACTGGCAGCCTCGCCAAGTTCGGCCTCGACTACGCTGCTTGCGCCGCCGCCAATCCGGGCCTCGTCTATTGCTCGATCACCGGCTTCGGCCTCACCGGCCCCCGCGCGCACGAGGCGGGTTACGACTTCGTGGTGCAGGGGATGAGCGGCTTCATGTCGCTGACTGGCGAGCCCGAGGGGCATCCGGTCAAGATGGGCATCTCGATCAGCGACCTATCCACCGGCGTCTGGGCGGCGAACGGTATCCAGGCCGCGCTGTTGATGCGGGCGCGCACGGGGAAGGGCCAGCAGGTCGACATCAGCCTGATGGATTCATCGGTGGCGCTGCTGTCCAACCAGGCGACCTATTTCCTCACCACGGGCGAGAACCCGCCGCGCATGGGCAATGCCCACGCCCAGGTCGCGCCCTACGGGGTCTTCGCGGTGAGCGACGGGCACGTGATCCTCGCGCCCGCCAATGACGGGCTGTTCCACAAGCTGATGGACCTGCTCGGCCTCGCGCATCTCAAGGCCGATCCGCGCTTCCTCGCCAACGGCGACCGGACGGCGAATGCCAAGGCGCTGGACGCGGAGATCGCTGCGGCGACTGCCTCATGGACCAAGCAGGGCCTGCTCGACGCCTGCCACGCGGCAGGGGTTCCGGCCGGCCCGATCAACCGGCTGGACGAGGTATTCGCCGACCCGCAGGTGGTGGCGCGGGGCCTCAGGGTGGAACTCGGCGGGATGCCGGGGGTACGCAGCCCCTTCGTCTTCTCCGATGCCGAACTGGCGCTCGACCGGCCCTCGCCGATCCACGGGGAGCACGGTTAG
- the lnt gene encoding apolipoprotein N-acyltransferase, giving the protein MMERLAAVPALAQRRPALAAILLGLVAACAYPPLHLWPLGLAALAGFVWLIHSAEGWRQALWRGWWFGWAHLTLANNWIATAFTHQAKMPEFLGWLAVPLLCIYLAWYPALAALAAHGLARKRPLWAFGLVLAGAWIVTEWLRGWVFTGYPWPPVGLMLLGTWDTPGMARLLPFTGTYALSGLALLIAAMLLAALASRRWLISAGGALALTALMVAPSLHVEVTQPADPVEYTLVQPHIPQSEINDGSKFEEQFARLTRLTAPGQNQSRIVLWPESAVPDYLEEGYPDRYYFQMTAGGDPVLARKRIGKVIGPQSTLLTGVVNLNIGVRPDGIPAAVSARNSVMAIDGAGAIVGGYDKAHLVPYGEYLPMRPILEPLGLSRLVAGSIDYLPGPGPRTLDLGEHGKAGVMICYEIVFSGAVAEDANRPDYIFNPSNDGWFGAWGPPQHLAQARMRAIEEGLPVLRSTTTGISAVIDANGVVRGTIGMGKADKLEGFVPAAAPPTLFARWGHGLTLAWAALLIALGLALPRVLALARARG; this is encoded by the coding sequence ATGATGGAGCGGCTGGCGGCAGTGCCCGCGCTGGCGCAGCGCCGGCCTGCGCTGGCGGCGATCCTGCTCGGGCTGGTCGCAGCCTGCGCCTATCCCCCCCTGCACCTCTGGCCGCTGGGCCTCGCCGCGCTGGCGGGGTTCGTGTGGCTGATCCATTCCGCCGAAGGCTGGCGGCAGGCGCTGTGGCGCGGCTGGTGGTTCGGCTGGGCGCACCTGACGCTCGCCAACAACTGGATCGCGACCGCCTTCACCCATCAGGCCAAGATGCCCGAATTCCTCGGGTGGCTCGCGGTGCCGCTCCTGTGCATCTACCTCGCGTGGTATCCCGCCCTCGCCGCGCTCGCCGCGCACGGGCTGGCGCGGAAACGTCCGCTGTGGGCCTTCGGACTGGTGCTGGCGGGTGCGTGGATCGTCACCGAATGGCTGCGCGGCTGGGTGTTCACCGGCTACCCCTGGCCGCCCGTGGGGCTGATGCTGCTGGGGACGTGGGACACGCCGGGGATGGCGCGGCTGCTCCCCTTCACCGGCACCTATGCCCTGTCCGGACTGGCGCTGCTGATCGCCGCGATGCTGCTGGCCGCGCTCGCCTCGCGGCGCTGGCTGATTTCTGCCGGCGGTGCTCTGGCCCTCACCGCGCTGATGGTCGCGCCGAGCCTGCATGTCGAGGTGACGCAGCCCGCCGACCCGGTCGAATACACCCTCGTCCAGCCCCATATCCCGCAGTCCGAGATCAACGACGGCTCCAAGTTCGAGGAGCAGTTCGCGCGCCTCACCCGCCTCACCGCGCCCGGCCAGAACCAGTCGCGCATCGTGTTGTGGCCGGAAAGCGCGGTGCCGGACTATCTCGAGGAGGGCTACCCGGACCGCTACTATTTCCAGATGACGGCGGGCGGCGATCCGGTGCTCGCCCGCAAGCGCATCGGCAAGGTGATCGGCCCGCAATCGACCCTGCTGACGGGCGTGGTCAATCTCAACATCGGCGTCCGTCCCGATGGCATCCCTGCGGCCGTCAGCGCGCGCAATTCGGTCATGGCGATCGATGGCGCGGGCGCCATTGTCGGCGGCTACGACAAGGCGCACCTCGTGCCCTATGGCGAATACCTGCCGATGCGCCCGATCCTCGAACCGCTCGGCCTGTCGCGGCTGGTGGCGGGGAGCATCGACTATCTCCCCGGCCCCGGCCCGCGCACGCTCGATCTTGGCGAGCACGGCAAGGCGGGGGTGATGATCTGCTACGAGATCGTCTTCTCGGGCGCGGTCGCCGAGGACGCGAATCGCCCCGATTACATCTTCAACCCCTCGAACGACGGCTGGTTCGGCGCGTGGGGACCGCCACAGCACCTCGCGCAGGCGCGGATGCGGGCGATCGAGGAGGGGCTGCCGGTGCTGCGCTCGACCACCACCGGGATCAGCGCGGTGATCGACGCCAACGGCGTGGTGCGCGGGACGATCGGCATGGGCAAGGCCGACAAGCTCGAAGGCTTCGTCCCTGCCGCCGCTCCGCCGACGCTGTTCGCGCGGTGGGGCCATGGCCTGACGCTGGCCTGGGCGGCGCTGCTGATCGCGCTGGGCCTCGCCCTGCCGAGAGTGCTTGCGCTTGCCCGCGCGCGCGGCTAG
- the prfA gene encoding peptide chain release factor 1: MQIPPERLDQIAHRFAELEARMASGTLEGEAFVRASRDYAELEPVAKIAAEVKAAREEMAGLSEMLADPEMKAMAEEELAHLKASLPDLERRLAIALLPRDSADAKPAMLEIRAGTGGDEAALFAADLYRMYERYAAEQGWRVEPVSINASDIGGYKEVIANVTGTGVFAKLKFESGVHRVQRVPVTESGGRIHTSAATVAVLAEPDEVDVQIEDKDLKIDVYRASGAGGQHVNTTDSAVRITHLPTGTVVTCQDGRSQHKNREKAMQVLRTRLYDAQREATQGAEAEARKAMVGSGDRSERIRTYNFPQGRVTDHRIGLTLHKLEEVLAGPGLAELVDALIAEDEGKRLAALAE; this comes from the coding sequence ATGCAAATCCCCCCCGAACGCCTTGACCAGATCGCGCACCGCTTTGCGGAGCTGGAAGCGCGCATGGCCTCGGGCACGCTCGAGGGCGAGGCCTTCGTGCGCGCCAGCCGCGACTATGCGGAGCTGGAGCCGGTCGCCAAGATCGCCGCCGAGGTGAAGGCCGCGCGCGAGGAGATGGCGGGGCTTTCCGAGATGCTCGCCGATCCGGAGATGAAGGCGATGGCCGAGGAGGAGCTTGCCCACCTCAAGGCCAGCCTCCCCGATCTCGAACGTCGCCTCGCCATCGCGCTGCTGCCGCGCGATTCCGCCGACGCCAAGCCCGCGATGCTCGAAATCCGCGCCGGCACGGGGGGCGACGAGGCCGCGCTGTTCGCCGCCGATCTCTACCGGATGTACGAACGCTACGCCGCCGAGCAGGGCTGGCGGGTCGAACCCGTCAGCATCAACGCCAGCGACATCGGCGGCTACAAGGAAGTCATCGCCAACGTCACCGGCACCGGCGTCTTCGCCAAATTGAAGTTCGAAAGCGGCGTCCACCGCGTCCAGCGCGTCCCCGTCACCGAGAGCGGGGGGCGCATCCACACCTCGGCGGCGACCGTCGCGGTGCTGGCGGAACCGGATGAGGTCGACGTGCAGATCGAGGACAAGGACCTCAAGATCGACGTCTACCGCGCCTCAGGGGCCGGGGGCCAACACGTCAACACCACCGATTCGGCGGTGCGCATCACCCACCTGCCGACCGGCACGGTCGTCACCTGCCAGGACGGGCGCAGCCAGCACAAGAACCGCGAGAAGGCGATGCAGGTGCTGCGCACGCGCCTCTACGACGCCCAGCGCGAGGCCACCCAGGGCGCCGAGGCCGAGGCGCGGAAGGCGATGGTCGGCAGCGGCGACCGTTCGGAGCGCATCCGCACCTACAACTTCCCGCAAGGCCGCGTGACCGATCACCGCATCGGCCTGACGCTGCACAAGCTGGAGGAAGTGCTCGCCGGGCCGGGCCTCGCCGAACTGGTCGACGCCCTGATCGCCGAGGACGAGGGCAAGCGGCTGGCGGCGCTGGCCGAGTGA
- a CDS encoding DUF4167 domain-containing protein: MNNNRNNRRRGRGNRNQGGNGAQLNRIDSRARGNAPQMLDKYKKLAQDAQHNGDRVQMEYYLQFADHYFRVIADNKARQDEQRGGGGQRRNDERESTEDFEDDFDFGRRGDTPTRSPYEQPDTAGNADVTEGEPGQEGESFLAEDGGETRGDERDDNRGEGRQRGQRRQPRKERDGNRTDRPERSEKRAERPERSERGDAKPARGRKPRKGAPDADGAGEQRGIDSSILPPSIRGDDAGGDSGALETVE, translated from the coding sequence TTGAATAACAATCGCAACAACCGGCGTCGCGGTCGCGGCAACCGCAACCAGGGCGGCAATGGCGCCCAGCTCAACCGGATCGACAGCCGGGCGCGCGGCAATGCCCCGCAGATGCTCGACAAGTACAAGAAGCTCGCCCAGGACGCCCAGCACAACGGCGACCGGGTGCAGATGGAATACTACCTCCAGTTCGCCGACCACTACTTCCGCGTGATCGCCGACAACAAGGCCCGCCAGGACGAACAGCGCGGCGGCGGCGGGCAGCGGCGCAATGACGAGCGCGAAAGCACTGAGGACTTCGAGGACGATTTCGACTTCGGCCGCCGCGGCGACACGCCGACGCGCTCGCCCTACGAGCAGCCCGACACGGCCGGCAATGCCGACGTGACCGAGGGCGAGCCGGGGCAGGAAGGCGAGAGCTTCCTTGCCGAGGATGGCGGCGAGACCCGTGGCGACGAGCGTGACGACAATCGCGGCGAGGGGCGCCAGCGCGGCCAGCGGCGCCAGCCGCGCAAGGAGCGTGACGGCAATCGTACCGACCGGCCCGAGCGCAGCGAGAAGCGCGCCGAGCGTCCGGAGCGCAGCGAACGCGGCGATGCGAAGCCCGCCCGCGGCCGCAAGCCCCGCAAGGGCGCGCCTGACGCAGATGGCGCCGGCGAACAGCGCGGCATCGACAGCTCGATCCTCCCGCCCTCGATCCGCGGTGACGACGCGGGCGGTGACAGCGGCGCGCTCGAAACCGTCGAGTAA
- the ppa gene encoding inorganic diphosphatase, whose product MRIDKIPTGVNPPDDLNVIIEVPTGGEPVKYEFDKESGALFVDRILHTPMRYPANYGFVPHTLSPDGDPLDALVISRSPFIPGCVVRARPIGVLNLEDEQGGDEKLVCVPVNETFPYYADVIETSDLPSIIFQQIEHFFTHYKDLEAEKWVRVGKWGNAAEARQITIEAIERYAAK is encoded by the coding sequence ATGCGCATCGACAAGATCCCCACCGGCGTCAATCCGCCCGACGATCTCAACGTCATCATCGAAGTGCCGACCGGCGGGGAGCCGGTGAAGTACGAATTCGACAAGGAAAGCGGCGCGCTGTTCGTCGACCGCATCTTGCACACGCCGATGCGCTATCCGGCCAATTACGGCTTCGTGCCCCACACGCTCTCGCCCGACGGCGACCCGCTGGATGCGCTGGTGATCTCGCGCTCGCCCTTCATCCCCGGCTGCGTGGTGCGCGCTCGGCCGATCGGCGTGCTCAACCTCGAGGACGAACAGGGCGGCGACGAGAAGCTGGTCTGCGTGCCGGTGAACGAGACCTTCCCCTATTACGCCGACGTGATCGAGACGAGCGACCTGCCGAGCATCATCTTCCAGCAGATCGAGCACTTCTTCACCCACTACAAGGACCTCGAAGCCGAGAAATGGGTGCGCGTGGGCAAGTGGGGCAACGCCGCCGAGGCGCGCCAGATCACCATCGAGGCGATCGAGCGGTACGCTGCCAAGTAG
- a CDS encoding DUF418 domain-containing protein has translation MTAPSPPPDRILALDALRGIAVAGIVGMNVLAFALPAPAYYNPMSYGATGPADYWVWLGSFVFIEDKFRTLFAMLFGAGCLILIERGGARPWRAHYARMIVLFAIGLAHAILFASNDVLRAYALAGLALPLLAGLSAQALVKVALGLVCIHLALGMTALGTPLVMFYMEQWGSDPLLWAERQFGRDTATIAMLLEQGREGLGERVVRRSLGIPGQMTALVASLPLNLAAIALGMGLWRGGMLKGEWRTFRLQRLAGLAALVALPGLLALAGWLVASGFPAALVGPVALVLSAPFDVALATSYAALAMAFLTRDKGLTARLAAAGRLSLTNYLMTSVILSAIFASWGLGLFGNVTRWQAVALALVPVAAMLLWSPPWLARLGQGPFERLWRAGARALA, from the coding sequence ATGACGGCACCCTCACCGCCCCCTGACCGCATCCTCGCGCTCGATGCGCTGCGCGGGATCGCGGTGGCCGGGATCGTGGGGATGAACGTCCTCGCCTTCGCCCTGCCGGCACCCGCCTATTACAACCCGATGAGCTATGGCGCCACCGGCCCCGCCGATTACTGGGTGTGGCTGGGAAGCTTCGTCTTCATCGAGGACAAGTTCCGCACCCTGTTCGCGATGCTGTTCGGGGCGGGCTGCCTGATCCTGATCGAGCGCGGGGGAGCGAGGCCGTGGCGGGCGCATTATGCCCGCATGATCGTTCTGTTCGCGATCGGCCTTGCCCACGCGATCCTCTTCGCCAGCAACGACGTGCTGCGCGCCTACGCACTCGCGGGGCTGGCCCTGCCGCTGCTGGCGGGGCTTTCCGCGCAGGCGCTCGTCAAGGTCGCCCTCGGCCTTGTCTGCATCCACCTGGCCCTCGGCATGACAGCGCTGGGGACCCCCTTGGTCATGTTCTACATGGAGCAATGGGGTTCCGACCCGCTGCTCTGGGCCGAGCGCCAGTTCGGCCGCGACACGGCGACCATCGCCATGCTGCTCGAACAGGGGCGCGAGGGATTGGGCGAGCGGGTGGTGCGCCGCAGCCTCGGGATCCCGGGTCAGATGACGGCGCTGGTGGCCTCGCTGCCGCTCAACCTGGCGGCGATCGCGCTCGGCATGGGGCTGTGGCGGGGCGGGATGCTGAAGGGCGAGTGGCGCACCTTCCGCCTCCAGCGCCTGGCGGGCCTCGCCGCGCTGGTGGCGCTGCCGGGGCTGCTGGCACTCGCCGGCTGGCTGGTCGCGAGCGGCTTTCCCGCCGCGCTGGTGGGGCCAGTGGCGCTGGTGCTCTCCGCCCCCTTCGATGTCGCCCTGGCGACGAGCTACGCCGCGCTGGCAATGGCTTTCCTCACGAGGGACAAGGGCCTGACCGCAAGGCTCGCCGCGGCGGGCAGGCTGTCGCTGACCAATTATCTGATGACCAGCGTGATCCTGTCGGCGATCTTCGCCAGCTGGGGCCTCGGCCTGTTCGGCAATGTCACCCGCTGGCAGGCTGTCGCGCTCGCCCTGGTGCCGGTGGCGGCAATGCTGCTGTGGTCGCCGCCGTGGCTGGCGCGCTTGGGGCAGGGGCCCTTCGAGCGGCTGTGGCGCGCAGGCGCAAGGGCGCTCGCCTAA
- a CDS encoding alpha/beta hydrolase: MLRAAALGVLALAGVIGGMLAFVSPPRLLSHYDRLAGGREGSYPAAEGVPFGSHGQRLDIWAPNDMAKAPLPVVIFWYGGGWAKGDRTSYAFAGRALAKAGFLVVIPDYRKVPQVLFPAFLEDGAEAVAWVEDNIARYRGDPARVAVMGHSAGAWQAVMLALDAERLAAAGADPATIKAGVGLSGPYDFHPFTSERAIAAFSQWPRPEETQPIAFARKDAPPLLLVTSDGDETVRPKNANNLGARLRELGAPVEVRNYGPLDHEEVVMALSVPFRGKGPVLADSVAFLKRHLGE; encoded by the coding sequence ATGCTGCGTGCGGCGGCGCTTGGCGTTCTCGCGCTTGCAGGGGTGATCGGCGGGATGCTGGCCTTCGTGTCCCCGCCGCGGCTGCTGTCGCATTACGACCGGCTGGCGGGCGGGCGCGAGGGCTCGTACCCGGCGGCGGAGGGCGTGCCCTTCGGCAGCCACGGGCAGAGGCTCGACATCTGGGCGCCCAACGACATGGCGAAGGCGCCCTTGCCGGTGGTGATCTTCTGGTACGGCGGCGGCTGGGCCAAGGGGGATCGCACCTCCTATGCTTTCGCCGGGCGCGCGCTGGCGAAGGCCGGATTTCTCGTGGTCATCCCCGATTACCGCAAGGTGCCGCAGGTGCTCTTTCCCGCCTTCCTCGAGGACGGGGCCGAGGCGGTGGCGTGGGTGGAGGACAACATCGCCCGCTATCGGGGCGATCCGGCACGGGTGGCGGTGATGGGCCATTCGGCGGGAGCCTGGCAGGCGGTGATGCTGGCGCTGGATGCCGAGCGGCTGGCGGCGGCAGGGGCTGACCCTGCGACCATCAAGGCGGGCGTGGGCCTCTCCGGCCCCTACGACTTCCACCCCTTCACCTCCGAGCGCGCCATCGCCGCCTTCAGCCAGTGGCCGCGCCCGGAGGAGACCCAGCCGATCGCCTTCGCCCGCAAGGATGCGCCCCCGCTGCTGCTCGTCACTTCGGACGGCGACGAGACGGTGCGGCCGAAGAACGCCAACAACCTCGGCGCGCGGCTGCGCGAACTCGGCGCGCCGGTGGAGGTGAGGAACTACGGCCCGCTCGATCACGAGGAGGTGGTGATGGCGCTCTCGGTGCCGTTCCGGGGCAAGGGGCCGGTGCTGGCGGACAGCGTTGCCTTTCTGAAGCGGCATCTGGGGGAATAG
- the prmC gene encoding peptide chain release factor N(5)-glutamine methyltransferase, with amino-acid sequence MTVGEAIRAAAEALATVSDTARLDAELLMAHALGLTRSDMLLKAMRDPAPEGFPALVERRAGHEPVAYITGTAEFFGLNLAVSPATLIPRGDSETLVDTALERTGPEGRAIDLGTGTGALLLAVLANRPAWQGVGIDASPGALAVAEGNAESLGLAERAAFRLHDWRVAGWADDLGTFDLILCNPPYVEDTAALDPQVRDFEPAGALFAGPEGLDDYRILIPQLRALMNPQAAAILEIGANQAEPVGALAQASGFAVELRRDLAGRPRALILT; translated from the coding sequence ATGACCGTCGGCGAAGCCATCCGCGCTGCTGCCGAGGCGCTCGCCACCGTCAGCGACACGGCGCGGCTAGATGCCGAATTGCTGATGGCGCACGCGCTGGGCCTGACCCGCTCTGACATGCTGCTGAAGGCGATGCGCGACCCCGCGCCGGAGGGTTTCCCCGCGCTGGTGGAGCGGCGCGCGGGGCATGAGCCGGTCGCCTACATCACCGGAACGGCGGAGTTCTTCGGCCTCAACCTCGCCGTCAGCCCCGCCACCCTGATCCCGCGCGGCGACAGCGAGACGCTGGTCGACACGGCGCTGGAGCGGACGGGGCCGGAGGGCCGCGCGATCGACCTCGGCACGGGCACAGGGGCGCTGCTGCTGGCCGTGCTGGCGAACCGGCCCGCCTGGCAGGGGGTGGGCATCGACGCCTCGCCGGGGGCGCTGGCCGTTGCCGAAGGGAATGCGGAATCGCTCGGGCTGGCCGAGCGCGCGGCGTTCCGCCTACACGACTGGCGCGTGGCGGGGTGGGCCGACGACCTCGGCACATTCGACCTGATCCTTTGCAATCCGCCCTATGTCGAGGACACCGCCGCGCTCGACCCACAGGTGCGCGACTTCGAGCCCGCCGGCGCACTTTTCGCCGGGCCGGAAGGGCTCGACGATTACCGCATCCTCATCCCCCAGCTGCGCGCGCTGATGAACCCGCAGGCGGCTGCGATCCTGGAAATCGGCGCGAATCAGGCCGAGCCGGTGGGGGCCCTCGCGCAGGCCTCGGGATTTGCGGTGGAGCTGCGCCGCGACCTTGCCGGGCGGCCCCGCGCGCTGATCCTGACGTGA